From Spirosoma aerolatum, one genomic window encodes:
- a CDS encoding DoxX family protein: MNPKSKRIVTIVITVLAAGMVILSGIMKLTQSAQVMESLNKVGVGHYVILLGCMEIGFTLLYLYPKTMKLGFILLSCYFAGAIATELSHGTPFNALMPIVLIWISAFLRDKTMFLSTPTTM, translated from the coding sequence ATGAATCCGAAAAGTAAACGCATCGTCACGATCGTCATAACCGTACTGGCAGCCGGGATGGTTATTCTTAGTGGAATTATGAAACTAACCCAGTCAGCGCAGGTTATGGAAAGCCTCAACAAAGTAGGCGTTGGGCATTATGTGATTCTCTTGGGCTGTATGGAAATTGGTTTTACGTTGTTGTATCTGTATCCCAAAACCATGAAACTGGGCTTTATCCTGTTATCCTGCTACTTCGCCGGGGCCATCGCTACCGAACTGTCGCACGGAACACCGTTCAACGCGCTGATGCCCATCGTTCTGATCTGGATAAGTGCGTTCCTGCGCGACAAAACGATGTTTCTATCCACACCCACAACCATGTAG
- a CDS encoding LytR/AlgR family response regulator transcription factor, with amino-acid sequence MLNCVIVDDEPLAREGLASYVREVDFLQLTGTCENPLALITLLDKQSVDLILLDIQMPKMSGIDFLKIIQKPPMVIITTAYPSFALEGFQLNVLDYLLKPITFDRFFKSANKAKDYHRLLNQSASSATPKTEDYVFIKCGNKYEKILFEDILFIEGMQNYVTIFTTKGKYMTLLNLKNLEQNLTSPAFIRVHKSYLVAVDKIDGIEGNELFIQTYRIPMSRNYRDQVMASVLNDKLWKK; translated from the coding sequence CGATGATGAGCCACTAGCGCGGGAAGGGTTGGCCAGTTATGTTAGGGAGGTCGATTTCCTGCAACTGACCGGCACCTGCGAGAATCCGCTGGCACTCATCACCTTATTGGATAAACAGTCGGTAGATCTGATTCTGCTGGATATTCAGATGCCCAAAATGAGTGGGATCGATTTCCTGAAAATTATCCAGAAACCCCCTATGGTGATCATTACAACAGCTTATCCGAGTTTTGCGCTGGAAGGGTTTCAGTTGAATGTGCTGGACTATCTGCTGAAACCCATAACATTCGACCGCTTTTTTAAGTCGGCCAATAAAGCCAAAGACTATCATCGGCTCCTGAACCAGTCCGCTTCCTCTGCTACCCCAAAGACGGAAGATTATGTCTTTATCAAGTGTGGCAATAAGTACGAAAAGATTCTGTTCGAAGATATTCTGTTCATTGAAGGGATGCAGAACTACGTGACCATTTTCACGACGAAGGGTAAGTATATGACCTTGCTGAACCTGAAAAATTTAGAACAGAACTTAACGAGTCCTGCGTTCATCCGGGTGCATAAGTCATACCTGGTTGCTGTCGACAAGATTGATGGTATCGAGGGCAATGAGTTGTTCATTCAAACCTACCGCATCCCGATGAGCCGCAACTACCGCGATCAGGTGATGGCCAGCGTACTGAATGATAAACTGTGGAAGAAATGA